One part of the Pandoraea faecigallinarum genome encodes these proteins:
- a CDS encoding glycosyltransferase family 2 protein, whose amino-acid sequence MVSCIALSASPARVVVRRDPRLTVVVLSHRRPFELRRTLRRLVALPERPSIIVVDNGSDRSLMDMVREQFPDVTLLRSATNLGACARNIGVRHARTPYVAFCDDDTWWEPGSLCLAADWLDKHTHIGAMTARVLVGVERREDTTSTIMRRSPLDTFSRQPGPTILGMLAGATVFRRAAFIAAGGYHPRFFLGGEEALLALDMAARGWTLVYSDQLTVHHYPSLVRDVATRRATLARNEVWTAWLRLPLGAALRQTWRLAPRVWREAGGIAGWGHTLRGLPWTLRERRVIPPRVEAMRRRVEAEERLAAMTKASGARQRR is encoded by the coding sequence ATGGTCTCCTGTATCGCGCTAAGTGCATCTCCCGCTCGTGTTGTCGTACGGCGGGATCCCCGTCTGACCGTCGTCGTCCTGTCCCATCGGCGCCCCTTCGAACTGCGGCGAACGTTGCGACGTCTCGTCGCGCTGCCCGAACGGCCCTCCATCATCGTGGTCGACAATGGTTCCGACCGCTCGCTCATGGACATGGTCCGGGAACAATTTCCCGACGTCACCCTGCTTCGCTCGGCGACGAATCTCGGCGCATGCGCCCGCAACATCGGTGTACGCCACGCCCGAACGCCTTACGTGGCGTTCTGCGACGACGACACCTGGTGGGAACCCGGTTCGTTGTGCCTTGCGGCCGACTGGCTCGACAAGCACACGCATATCGGCGCCATGACGGCGCGGGTGCTCGTGGGCGTGGAGCGCCGCGAGGACACCACGAGTACCATCATGCGACGAAGCCCGCTCGACACGTTCTCCCGGCAACCCGGGCCGACGATTCTCGGCATGCTCGCCGGTGCGACGGTATTTCGCAGAGCCGCATTCATCGCCGCAGGGGGCTATCACCCCCGCTTCTTCCTCGGCGGTGAGGAGGCCCTTCTCGCACTGGACATGGCGGCGCGAGGCTGGACGCTCGTCTACAGCGATCAGTTGACGGTGCATCACTACCCCTCCCTCGTGCGCGACGTCGCCACACGACGGGCCACCCTCGCTCGCAATGAGGTCTGGACCGCCTGGCTGCGTTTGCCGCTCGGCGCAGCATTGCGTCAAACATGGCGGCTCGCCCCGCGCGTGTGGCGCGAAGCAGGCGGCATTGCCGGCTGGGGCCACACGTTGCGCGGGCTGCCATGGACGTTGCGCGAGCGTCGCGTCATTCCCCCTCGCGTGGAAGCGATGCGCCGGCGCGTCGAAGCCGAGGAACGCCTCGCTGCCATGACCAAGGCCTCGGGCGCACGCCAACGCCGCTGA
- a CDS encoding sigma-54-dependent transcriptional regulator, with the protein MPYILIVEDDADTRDMLSALVQTQQLTCDAVSTLAQARERAAKRVPDLVLADLMLPDGSGMDLLGDFPHAANVEVVLMTGHASLDTAIDALRKGAADYLVKPLNMQRLTSIIARVPRPDELRGEILALRRELQQLGRFGRMLGSSPAMQTVYRAISRVAPSEASVFLMGESGTGKELAAQTVHDLSLRRKGPFIAVNCGAIAANLVESEMFGHDRGSFTGAERQHKGFFERADGGTLFLDEVTEMPPESQVKLLRVLETGRLMRLGSTQEIDVDVRIIAATNVNPEAAVSEGRFRLDLYHRLNVFPVTLPPLRERGDDIPMLAKAFLSSLTETDGRTMRFDAATLKALSEYDWPGNVRELRNLVHRARILNDGEVIETLPPPILAELDEAIVNDDSVTVPLETPLEDMDRQLILGTLARCGGVKARAAEMLNISLKTLYSRLAETPGKDDGSKARSG; encoded by the coding sequence CCGATCTGGTTCTGGCGGACCTCATGCTGCCCGATGGCAGCGGCATGGATTTGCTCGGCGATTTTCCGCATGCGGCAAATGTGGAAGTCGTGCTCATGACGGGCCACGCCAGCCTCGACACCGCCATCGATGCCTTGCGTAAGGGCGCCGCAGACTATCTCGTCAAACCCCTCAATATGCAGCGTCTGACCAGCATAATTGCGCGGGTGCCTCGTCCCGACGAGCTTCGCGGCGAGATTCTTGCGTTACGTCGGGAACTTCAGCAACTGGGACGATTCGGCCGAATGCTCGGCAGTTCCCCGGCCATGCAGACGGTCTATCGCGCGATCAGCCGGGTAGCGCCGAGCGAGGCGTCCGTGTTTCTCATGGGCGAATCGGGCACCGGCAAGGAGCTTGCCGCGCAAACGGTGCACGATCTCAGTCTGCGACGCAAAGGACCTTTCATCGCGGTCAACTGCGGCGCGATTGCGGCCAATCTCGTCGAAAGCGAAATGTTCGGTCACGACCGTGGCAGCTTTACGGGGGCGGAGCGCCAGCACAAAGGCTTCTTCGAACGGGCGGACGGCGGCACGCTGTTTCTGGACGAAGTGACGGAGATGCCACCGGAGTCGCAGGTCAAACTGCTTCGGGTGCTCGAGACCGGACGGCTCATGCGTCTGGGCTCGACACAGGAAATCGACGTGGACGTGCGAATCATTGCAGCGACCAACGTCAATCCGGAAGCCGCCGTGAGCGAAGGGCGTTTCCGTCTCGACCTCTATCACCGCCTGAACGTGTTTCCGGTAACACTTCCGCCGCTGCGCGAACGCGGCGACGACATCCCCATGCTGGCCAAGGCGTTCCTTTCGTCGCTGACCGAAACCGATGGCCGCACGATGCGCTTCGACGCCGCGACACTCAAGGCGCTCAGCGAGTACGACTGGCCGGGCAACGTGCGTGAATTGCGCAACCTTGTGCATCGAGCGCGCATTCTCAACGATGGCGAGGTGATCGAGACGCTGCCGCCGCCGATCCTTGCCGAGCTGGACGAGGCCATCGTGAACGACGACAGCGTTACCGTCCCGCTAGAAACGCCGCTCGAAGACATGGACCGGCAACTGATTCTGGGCACACTGGCGCGATGCGGCGGTGTGAAGGCGAGGGCGGCCGAGATGCTCAACATCAGCCTGAAGACACTCTACAGCCGCCTGGCCGAGACGCCCGGCAAGGACGACGGTTCGAAGGCGCGCTCGGGATGA